A stretch of DNA from Desulfosarcina ovata subsp. ovata:
ATAACCGCCGGCATAGCCCTCGATGCGTGCCCGCCCTTCGAATACCAGCGTTCGGGTCACCACGTTATTGATGAAGGCCCGGTCGTGGCTGACCAGCAGCACCGTGCCGCTAAAGTCCAAAAGCAGTTCTTCCAAAAGCTCCAGCGTCTCCACGTCCAGATCGTTGGTCGGTTCGTCGAGCACCAGGACATTGGCCGGCCGGGCGAACAGTTTGGCCAGCAGCAGCCGGTTCTTCTCTCCCCCGGAGAGCACCCAGACCGGGGATCGCGCCCGTTGGGGAGAAAAAAGAAAATCTTTCAGGTAACCGATTACATGGCGCCGCCGCCCCCCCACATCGATCATGTCGCTATCGGGGGAAACATTTTCTTGCACGGTTTTCTGCTCGTCCAATTGCCCCCTGAGCTGATCAAAATAGATGACCTTGAGATTGGTCCCGTGCTTGATACGCCCCTGTTGGGGGTCGAGCTCGCCGAGCAAAACGCGAATGAGGGTGGACTTGCCGGCCCCGTTGGGCCCCAGGATACCGATGCGATCGCCGCGCAGAATCGTACAGCTGAAGTCGTCGATGATGGTTCGCGCATCATAAGCGAAACGAATGCCGGTTGCCTCGGCAACGACCTTGCCGCTGCGCTCGGCCTCCTCCAGGCGCATGCGGACCTTGCCGGTCCGGTCCCGCCGGTTGCGATGAACCTCCCGCAATCGCTGCAGCTCGCGCACCCGCCCTTCGTTGCGGGTCCGGCGGGCCTTGATCCCCTGGCGAATCCAGGCCTCCTCGGCGGAAAGTTTCTTGTCGAAACGGGCATTTTCCTTCTCTTCCGCATCCAGACGGGCCTGGCTGCGCTGCAGATAGTCATCGTAGGTGCAGTTCCACGAATAGACCGCACCGCGATCGATTTCCAGGACGCGGGTGGCCAGTTTGCGAATCATCATACGATCGTGGGTAATCAAAATCAGGGTACCGGTCCACTTGAGCAGAAAGGATTCCAGCCACTCGATGGCGCCCATGTCCAGGTGGTTGGTGGGCTCGTCCAGCAGCAGCAGATCCGGCTCCGCCGCCAGCGCCGCGGCCAGCAGTACCTGGCGTTTCATACCGGCGGAAAAGGTACTCACCTCCCCG
This window harbors:
- a CDS encoding ATP-binding cassette domain-containing protein, which produces MTLITLRDVGIRFGETALLEGVSLTVAPGERICLLGRNGTGKSTLIGIIGGDLEPDHGEVVQRQGLVVSGLTQGVPEDLMGTVLDAVCSRMGERGRNLVKYRQLCDQHDACGQTDPALQKTLLALQHTIDAQDGWPLRQQIERTLSQMGLPMDGEVSTFSAGMKRQVLLAAALAAEPDLLLLDEPTNHLDMGAIEWLESFLLKWTGTLILITHDRMMIRKLATRVLEIDRGAVYSWNCTYDDYLQRSQARLDAEEKENARFDKKLSAEEAWIRQGIKARRTRNEGRVRELQRLREVHRNRRDRTGKVRMRLEEAERSGKVVAEATGIRFAYDARTIIDDFSCTILRGDRIGILGPNGAGKSTLIRVLLGELDPQQGRIKHGTNLKVIYFDQLRGQLDEQKTVQENVSPDSDMIDVGGRRRHVIGYLKDFLFSPQRARSPVWVLSGGEKNRLLLAKLFARPANVLVLDEPTNDLDVETLELLEELLLDFSGTVLLVSHDRAFINNVVTRTLVFEGRARIEGYAGGYDDWLIQRPEPAAAKPEKASPAAPRKTPPSDAPKKRGYMQQRELDALPGHIESLEARQQELFNLMADPDFFRQDGEQIAEVKRELDQIEKDLEAAFSRWEALENI